The DNA sequence ACCGCGAGGGTGCCCAGGTTCGCGAAGAGGTTCACGAACGGGAAGTTGTTCGATAGCGCGTCGACCAGGAACAGGTTCTGGTCGCGAAGCGAATCGTTAACCTTCCGGTAACGTTCGGCCTCGCGCTTCTCGCCGGAGAACGCGCGCACCACGCGCAGGCCGCGCAGGTCTTCCTGGAGCACGTTGTTCAGCGCGCCCAGCGACGTCTGCAGCTTGCCGAAGAGCGGCCCCATCTTCCCGATGAAGCGCCGCAGCAACCACAGGATGGGAACGATGGTGAGCAGCGCCACCACGGCGAGCACCGCGTTGGTCCAGATCAGCAGCGCCGCGCAGCCGATGAGCATGGCCACCGAGGCCGCCAGCTGCACCACGCCCGCGCCTACGAACGTCCGCACCTGCTCCACGTCGTTGGTGAGGCGGGTGAGCAGCTCGCCGGTCTGGGCCTGGTCGTAGTAGCTGAAGCTCAGCCGCTGGATGCGCGCGAAGAGCCCCTCGCGCAGATCGAACGCCACGTGCTGCGAGGCGCGCTCGGCCAGGAAGCCCTGCAGGAAGTTGAAGACGCCGCGGGCCAGTGCGAGCCCGAGCAGGCCGAGCACGGCCATGGTGATGGTGTGCGCTTGGCGGAGCGTGAGCCCGCGATCGACGGCCAGGCGTACGAGCTGCGGCGTCGCCAGGTTGGCAGCCGAGACGAGGAACAGCGACAGGCCGGCGCCGATGGTGTCGGGCAGGTAGCGGCGCAGGTACTTCACGGCGCGGCCCACCGCGCGCGGCCCGCCAGGGGTCATGCCGGGTCTGCGCGGCTGCTCCATGGGGCCAAGCACCTAGCGAAGCGGACGCGCGGATGCAACGGGAACGCACGGCCAGTCAGGAGCGCCATGGACGGATCGCTCGCTCGCCGCCTGACGCGCCCATGCCTCGGTCGCTGAAACCGTTCGCCGAGCTGGCGCGTAACGAATGGACGGCCCGGGGGTAAGCTCGGATCCGATGCGAACGCTGGCTCCACTTGCGCTGGTCGCGCTGCTTGGCTGCAGCGGCTCGGGCACGCCCGACGCCGGCCTGCCCGACTCCGGCGTGGTGGACTGCACCCACGATCCGCGCGTGACCGCCTATGCGCCCAACCTCTCGGTGACCGATCCAGCGGGCAACCGCCAGTATGTGCTGGTGCAGGGCTCGCCGGCGCCGCCCGCGCGCGGCAACAACACCTGGACCGTCAAGGTCCTCGACAGCAGCGGCGCCCCGCTCCCCGACCTCGACTTGTCGGCGAACACCTTCATGCCCGATCACGGCCACGGCTCGTCGGTCGTTCCCACGGTCACCGCCAACGGCGACGGCACCTACGCGGTCACGCCGCTCTACTTCTTCATGCCGGGCGTCTGGCGGGTCACGGTCTCGGACGCCGACGGCGGCTCGAGCGCGACGGCGGGCGTGTGGTTCTTCTGCGTCGAAGGCTGACGCTACGGCGAGCAGCGCGCGTTCTTCGGCGCGGGCACGGTCGCTGCTTGCGGATTGAGTCCGGTCGCGCTCACGCAGCTCACCAGCGCGCCGTCGCTCGGATCCACGAAGCTCGTATTCGCGGTGTGCGGCGTCCAGGTGAGCCGCGCGTTCACCGGCAGCTGCGGCGCTGCGGCAGCGATCGAAGGATCGAGATCGCCGCTCTGCACAAGGTTGTCGAGCACATCGCGGCCAATGGGCTGAACCCAGAGATCGAGCGTCACCTCGTCCGGCATCGACGCGAGCGCGCCACCCGCGAGCGGATACGTCTGCGCGAGGTGCGATTGGTAGAAGCGCGGATCCGTCGAGTCGAAGGTCGCCTGGCCAGGGAGCTCGTTGCCCTCGGTGCTGGCCGCGTCCCAGAACATGTCCACCTGCGCGCCGGTGCCGTCGAACATGCAGTCGCGCAAGAGCCACACGTCGTTGAGCGCGGTGACCGAGCCGCCTTCGGACACGTCGCCGCTCGCGTAGAGCTCGCCGCCGTCGGCGAACGCGTGCACCTCGGCCCAGAAGCGCCGGTCCTGCGCCGCGCCGCTGGGGAAGCCGTGACCCGCAGCCACGTTGTCGAGGATGACCTCCACCTTGGCCTGGCCCGCGATGGAGCGGACGCAGACCGAGCTCTGCAGCGTGGCGTCGAGGAACTGCTGCACGCGCTGGAGCTGATCGGCATCTGGCGCCCCGCCGTCGCCGGGCACGAGGTCCACCGCGTCCATCTGGTGCGCGTGCAGATTGCGCGCGGGCGCGCCGGCCACGTTCGCGATGGGAACCTTGCTGGTGCTCTCGTTCATGTGGCACTGGCCGCAGGTGGTGCCGCCGGGCGAGGCCGAGAACGCCGAAAGCTGCCACTCCTCGAACGTGCGCTCGATGGCCGCGCCGTGCGGGCTGACGATGTCGTGGCACGCGCCGCACATTGTCGAGGAGCCGAGCTGGTTGCGATCGAGCAGCAGCGAGTAGGCCGAGCCGTGCGGCGCCGCGATGGGGTCCGAGATCGAGCCCTTGAAGCCCGCATCGTCGGCGAGGTGAAGCGGGTTGTTGTGCGCGCCACTCACAGAGTCGACGGTGTGGCAGAAGAAGCAGGTCACGCCCTTCAGTTTCGGGTCCACCGACGCAAGGTTCAGCCCGTCGCTGGTGGCGCCTTCGTATACCGCGAGCGGCGCGTGGCAGTTCACGCAGAAGCTGCCCAGCGCGCCGTTGGTCTCGCGCTGGCCGCGCGCGTTCATCGCCAGGAACACCGGATCGTCGCTGGCGTGCGCGTGCACGCTCGCCGCCCACTGCGCGTAGTGGTCGGCGTGGCAGTTGGCGCACGTCGCAGGGTCGAGGAGCTGGTCGCGCGTGAGCGGCGTGGGCCCGCTCTTGCCGCTGCAGGCCAGCATCAGCGTCGAGAGCAGGACTGCCGCCGCGGTGCGCATCGCGCGCGAGCTTGGCACGGAACGGCCTCTTGGAAGTAGATTGCGCGCCCTTCCTGGAGGCTCACATGAAGCGCTTCGTCCTGCTCGCCGCCCTGCTCGCCCTGCCCGCGACCGCCCACGCCGGCGGCCTCATCGACACCACCGACGCCGAGAAGGCGCTCCGCGACGCCCAGAAGGACGGCAAGAAGCAGGTCGACGCCGAGACCGACAAGCACAGCGTGAAGGTCACGACCAAGTCGGGCAAGAAGTCGGGCGGCAAGAAGAAGCCGTCGTCGACGCCGACCAGTAAGTAGCGCGGGAACCTCCCGGCCCGCAGCGCGGTCCAAGCGCGCGGGCCGGATGCACCGGCCCCTTCACGCAGCGTCCGCTGCGTTCGGAGGACCCATGGCCGGCGGAATGGACCTGGGCGTGCACGGGAAGAGCCGGCGAAAGCCGCTCGACGCGCCGCTCAACCTCGTACCCTTCATCGACCTCATGGCCGTCACCATCAGCTTCCTGGTGATGACCGCGGTGTGGACGCAGATCTCGCGGCTCGAGATCTCGCAGTCGGGGGGCAGCAGCGGCGCGCCCGACGAGGGCACGCAGCTCACCTTGCACGTCTCGTCGTCGAAGCTGTCGCTCGCAGCGAACGGCGTCGCGCTCGCGGACGCGTCCGATCTCGCGAGCCTGCGCCGAGCGCTCGCGGACGCGCGCACCCGATGGCCTGAGCCGCACGTCATCACCGTCGAGAGTGAGGACAGCGTCCGCTACGAGTCGCTGGTGGGCGCCGTCGATGCTTGCACCGGTGCGCGCTTCGACGCGGTGAGCGTCCGCGCCGCGAATTGAAACCTTTCAGTTATCCGGTGCGCCGCACACGAACCAGTCGAGCAGCGTCTGCCGCTCGGCGTCGGTGAGCGACTGCGGCGCCTCGGGCATGCGGCAGTTGTAGACCTGATCGAGCGCGTCGCTGCGCAGGGCGAAGAGCTGCGGATACGAGCCGAGCGGCCGATCGCTCGAGACACCATTCGGCCCATGGCACTGAACGCAGTGCGCCTGAACCAATGGGGCCACGTCGTTGGCGTACGACGGCTCCGGCGAGCGACAGCTCTGGGGCAGGTCGCGCGGACAGCTCGAGCCGCTCGTACCCGAGGTGCTCGTCGCGCCGCCGCCGCTGCAGCCGGCGAGCAGAATCGCGGCCACCATCAGCGCGCGCGTCACCATGCGCGGAGCACCACCGCCGCGATACCGGGCCCGGCGATCTGGTTCTTTCCCAGCACGGGCAGATCTTCGTAGACGCGGCCCTGCAAGCGCCAGTTGTCGAAGAGCGGCGTCCCTGCGGACAGTCCCACCGTCGTGAGCAGTCGACCCGAGTCGGGCACCTGCTGGCCGTTGATCGTCGCGGCGCGCTCGGCCTGCAGCGACGCCGTCACCGCCAGCGCCCGCTCGTGGTGGAAGGCCCAGCCCGCCGCGGCGAAGAACGCGCCCGCGAGCCCGAGCTGCTCGTGAACGTTGCCCACGGTGCGCGCGAACCGCCAGGTGAGGTCGCCGCTCGCGTCGAACAGCACGCGGCCCACCGCGCGCTCCACGTCGAGCCCGAGCGAGAGCTGCGCAGAGCCCAGCCCGGTCGCGTCGGTGCCCAGCGGCGAGTGCGCATCTTCCGGCGCGCGTCCCGTGGGCAGGCTCACGCCACCGATGACTGCGAGCCCAGGCAGGTTCGACGTATTCGGCGGAACGATCTCGTAGCGTCCATCGAGCGCGACGTCGCCGATGCCCCAGCCCGTCTCGGCGAGCGTGGGCACCGAGCGCCGCGTCTCCACCAGCGGCACGAGCAGCCCAAGCTGCAGGTTACCGAAGGGCCGCACGGTCGCGAGCAGATCCTGCTCCAGGTCCATCTCCGTCGTTCCGCCCGGCGAGGCGAGGAACGCGCCCGACGGCCCGAACGAGCCGATGATGTCGCGGCCAGTGACCTGCATGCCCACCAGCGCGTCCTCGTTGAGCTTGAGCCGCGCCGGCGCGAACACGCCCGCACCCGCGCAGCACGCCTGCGCGTCCGCG is a window from the Deltaproteobacteria bacterium genome containing:
- a CDS encoding FixH family protein, giving the protein MRTLAPLALVALLGCSGSGTPDAGLPDSGVVDCTHDPRVTAYAPNLSVTDPAGNRQYVLVQGSPAPPARGNNTWTVKVLDSSGAPLPDLDLSANTFMPDHGHGSSVVPTVTANGDGTYAVTPLYFFMPGVWRVTVSDADGGSSATAGVWFFCVEG
- a CDS encoding biopolymer transporter ExbD: MAGGMDLGVHGKSRRKPLDAPLNLVPFIDLMAVTISFLVMTAVWTQISRLEISQSGGSSGAPDEGTQLTLHVSSSKLSLAANGVALADASDLASLRRALADARTRWPEPHVITVESEDSVRYESLVGAVDACTGARFDAVSVRAAN
- a CDS encoding transporter, producing MSPLSSRSRSALAALLGLALLGLAARADAQACCAGAGVFAPARLKLNEDALVGMQVTGRDIIGSFGPSGAFLASPGGTTEMDLEQDLLATVRPFGNLQLGLLVPLVETRRSVPTLAETGWGIGDVALDGRYEIVPPNTSNLPGLAVIGGVSLPTGRAPEDAHSPLGTDATGLGSAQLSLGLDVERAVGRVLFDASGDLTWRFARTVGNVHEQLGLAGAFFAAAGWAFHHERALAVTASLQAERAATINGQQVPDSGRLLTTVGLSAGTPLFDNWRLQGRVYEDLPVLGKNQIAGPGIAAVVLRAW